In Oryzias latipes chromosome 19, ASM223467v1, the genomic stretch cccgtTTATTTTGGTCTGTTTGTTAAGTCTAtttagtattttactattgaattctatgtattcatgatccttttgattttatattttactttttcaattaccgatacgaagcccatcgagacaactgttgttgtgaatttgggctaaacaaataaaattgaatttaattgaattgaactgactcaaaagttgaacattgtattCTGCTTTTCTCATTTGTAAGGAGCCCAcaacctgacatgggtaaaaaaaatagtaatttcTTCCCACGAAACAGTAATTCGTTCTCATGAAATAgggtaccgtaaattccggactacaaagcgcacccgattactagccgcacccacccattttcacgtgtttaactgcTTTTAAACATACACAAGCTGCGTCAGTGTACAAGCCGCATGCATTACGTAACATGGTCAGCCTGACAAATCTCGTTCTGACTCCCAATCTGAGTGCATTTCATTAgcacactgtgggaggagacAGCTTTGCCTCAGACTCATGTTCTTGAatacacccacatctgccaaacaccatattctgttcacaagttcctcagttatgggtttttttatttcattttttttagttttttttacttattgacaatctaggtatcatacataaaattacaaaaagtaaccatataatcaacattacatccctcagttatgatgaggaaatttacatccgtgataccccatttcccatgagtcttaggggctaaaggcggggccaacgcccggctcgccaaactgttgtacgtgtttaagaatgagcaaggagcagcagtggatggaggggtgaacggaaGAACAGCtatccttccgcttgtgtcgcggcagcattatggtggtaacggggctggttaaaaaaaaacacaccagtaaaatgaagcagcggcgactgaaaagtgcgcgcctcagcgcggcgcatgcgtcagaagtttccttccacaacaaacactgttgctccgcggacgcctcgagtaagccctggctgcagcctgcagaatggctcgacgcctctgcgctccgcgctcgccccgcgcgctccttgtctccccttcctatcttctccgacacccctggccagggcggctccagggagtagcgcttcgtccccattgcgccggtggacggagcaaatcgtgtctgtgcagagcaatcggactcaatactgtacgttttgtggatgaggtcACACAcgtctccagctcacacagaggccgtgagcttttcaatgcaaaattccgctcagtccttagaaacagttaaaacgatcacgtcaatttgtgtttccagtcgtgtcccgacaaaataaaggctgatgttattcccacatatttaagTGCAGCccagctgcagattgcagcttttccgtcagcagctgaccggcttttccaaaccggttggtggatttttttacgCTGCCTTTAACGATTGCtattaacttgaaagctgcatcataatatagtggcgatcacgtgcacgtttggtctaatggcaccaaaggattctgggatgcggccagaaccatgactgaagtgtctaagacctgaactcaagtccatgctgtttggctgctaagaggtgtgttgaaaaataaatgacatgtTGCTTGGAGTTGGATAGAGAATTCGAACCATGCACTGAgtccgaaagtacgtacatggcggccgccaattaaatccataaactagccgcgtcactgaataagccgcagggctgtaagcgcaggaaaaaagtagcggcttatagtccggaaatttcGGTAATTGTGACCCTTTACTCACCCCATATTTTCAACTGGATGTGAACTTATATGCTTCCAGTTAGATAAAACAAGATAAGTGGCTTACAGCAATAATACAAAACTACAatggaaacccttttttttttagaatgaaatgagtcacgtgaccaacaactcTGCACAGGTATACAGTTTGCATCCATTTTGTTAACTCAATGGGTTATCAGAAACTGTCCAGGTGTCGCTGGCTGGCCGGCAGACAGAGCGCCACTGTAGGATGGGGTGATTGCCAACTCGGGCCTCCTAAATCTTATCTAATAATTTCGTGGGAAGGAAATACTTTTTCTTGGGAACaatttcattatgttttttacCCTTCACAGGCTCCGTACATTTGGGAGAACTCAActggtaaaaacaaaacttaaaaattactttaacattaaaaaagaaacaaacattaaCCTAAAACCAACCAAAGAACTCAAACATTACATAATGAAACAACAGGATCTGACACTGACTAGCAGAGTAGCTGGTGTATTGTGagcttaatccttgtgctatcttaggtgaccccacccttgcattgacgtgttctccctaccatgacaaaggtggataaaggtggaaagatgtcatgtaatccatggacaccagttaagatcacaaatcattgaagaaaaaaggttcagagctctgtctagtgggtctagatgacccaactcccaatgtcaaagtgcctatgatagcacaagggaaaaGGCTAAGAAATGCAAGTTTCACACTTCTACCACGTCATTCGCCAGgtggtgttttttatttttgcaataaaCTTGGACTTCTGTGGAATAAGGAACCATGATGAGCACAAATTATATTGTATGACGAAGGACTTTGTTGCAGATGAAGGTATTGTTGTTGAACGATTCTGCAGGTTAGAAGTTGCCAGCTCCACAACTGAGAGGCGACAGAAGCGTTAATCAGGAGACGGATGAAACTTTAGTGTAATTATGCGAAGCTGTTTCCCTGCAAAACAAGAAGAATCACGTTTTAATGACTAACTTAGAAAGACAAGCAATAAAACAGTCTTCAGCCATGTTATCTTGGTTTGAGGGCATTGAATGCAGAATCCATCATGCATTATTAATAAGTTTTATATTAAAAGTAATATATGCACGCTTCCTGCATCTGCGATTACAAGGTGGAAGTGCAGCGATTGATTAAACACTTCATGTGTCTGACACATCACAAGGTTGCACACAAACTGAGGCAACAAACTACCACACTGAACCTAGTTCATGAAAGCAACAataaaagtaacacaaaaaaaatgtttttgctgtctAATTTGTGCAAATTTATACACATTTATATGTGgctacagatttaaaaaatatatatttttaaatagataaaatactgttggaaaagtttttaaaaatcatgttGGTAAATCTAAAGATACATCTTCATCAGTTTACATGCATATGCACTCGCCAATGGCTTAACCTTCAGCGCCTGAGTGCAAATAATGTTCAAAGTGTCCAGGCTTTGATccagaaaaacataaactcaTATGAAACCTTTGCTGGTCACATGGAAGTGTGACTATACCACACTTTCAACCTGAGCTTAGGAACACAGCCCCAATAACTATAGATACCCTGAGCGAGGCAGtgtcaggtagggagggctgGTGAGTGTGAAGGACCCGAAATGCAGAGACGGAGACACACGGTTctagggcaaggggtttatttaacaaaaggcgctgcagagcagggtaaCAAAACTCACCGTGGGCAAAACTTGAAGAAGACAGAATAAGAAGACAGACATAGACATGACAGCTAGGGagtcagggaagagacgttagagacattaatggaccagcacaagaggaaggcagagacaagactaaAATACAAACAGTAATGACacgacacaggtgaacatgatcagacGTGATTGGGACCATGGgagtaaaactcaaaagcacgacaaaacaggaaacctttcaaaataaaacaggaaacagaactcaaacatggaaaacaagaccgtaagcaaaaaccaatagaaAGAAACCCAAATCATGacaggcagcaactgacctgaaagacaagatcatgtctagaataaACACCAGGCAACCCCATCACCAGCTACAatggttaagtgatgtaccacCTGAAAGTCACCTGGAAACTGTGAGTGAAGCATTGAGGgtaattcctaccacaacaatcaaTAACAGAAActaatgaactggtttacatcTCAGTGGCGCTTATCCTTGaaatgcttggctataagagcagcCATGGGAGAAAGCAACGATTGTAGGCTAAAATAAAGGCAGTTTGGAGGGATGTGAGACAGATGACAGAGGCCTAAAGAGGTGCAACGAAAAAGCAAgaacctaagagatacagccagatgcccatatctgaagcactggaaactgccaagcAAAGGCTCCTGGCCTTTAGCAGCTGCCTAAGGAGGTatacaagagacaatgaagccagatggataaacaggctgttctcaaatcaacctatgaaagtgtacgctcattggcagggtcaaaacagcagagcggacccaccaaggctggaatcTGAAGAGTACTGGAatagtatatgggagaaagagacagcacataacagcaatgcccagtggctggtctctctgagaaaagaacataggaACCTCCcagaacagaatccagtaaccatcacagtggcagacgtccaagaaagagtctcaggtatgaagaactggacatcACCGGgacctgacatgatacatgcctactggctaaagaagctcactgcactccacgagcgcctggcagcgaaaatgaaccagctgctaagagatggaactcaccccgaatggctaacggaagggggAACAATCCTGACCCAGAAGGTTACTTTGAAGGGTTGAGTTCCATCCAAATAggaacaacatggaagctcatttcaggCATCATTGttaccaagataaataggcacatggatcaatacatgagtaATGCACAGatgggcattggtagagactccagagaaGCCATACACCAACTTCCAGGTTAACAGAACAgttgctcaagactgcaggtcacgacacacctatatgtgcacagcctggattgattacaagaaagcttATAAGATGGCCAAAAGAAGAGATATAGACCACAGATGTTAAGACACAAGAGAGAAAGCTCCTCCCATACATGGAGGGTTTCATCCCTCCAatccactggtgtccatggattacatgaaatccacctttatccacctttgtcatgctagggatagcacaagggcaaACCAGTAACCAAAACAAAGGGTTTGCTGACAGCAATATTTGTACTTGAAACTTTCTcaatttgaattaaatgttaaataatcATCTTTTAATGACCTTTGATGATCCAGCAGTTGTACAAGAATGTATGTCTGTCAGTGGAAAAGTTTGTCAAAAACGCACTTCGGCAGCAGCAGAGAATGACACAGTCAGTCATGAATAAATGCCTCTTGTGCCCCGCTTACTGTGCGTTCCAACACCCGCATCATCTCACATCAAATATTAAAGTGGTTCCCTGAGTAATGAAGTTTGGATTGATTAGACGATGTGCCCTTGCAGTTGGACGCCTGCGGCGAGATGGAACCAATAAGAGGCGTAATTAGATACGGAGGAATGGGAGGAAAATTGGGAACgagggtttctttttttctgcctgtGTTTTAAATAAGGTCTTTATCCTTTTTAAATAGTCTTAGCTTTGCACATTCAGATGTGTTGACACACACTGTGTGAGTTGGTTTCTTTACAAAAGAACCATTATTTTATAATCTTCTGCACACACTTGGAAAGGCTCCTTTAAAGTGTGAGATTGCCATCTAGTGGTGAAATATGATATTGACACTGGTTATAAAAAGGACAGATTCGGAGGCTGACACTCTGTGAGAGGAAGGACAAACAAATGAGGCCGTGTTTGCATATTCATCAAGCCGTGTGATGAATGTGACTGATCGCATTTTTTCTCTAAAGGCGATGTCCCAGAAATCATCCAATAATGTGAGAGCATTTTTGCTGAATAAAATTGCTCAGTCATTGTGGACCTAGTTTGACCTAAAGAAGAAGAGCTTTTTAGTAAAGGACAGTATTTCTATAGTAAATCAAAATGATGGGATTGTTGTGATGCCTCCACTTGTCTGTTTTGAGCAATCCATGCAAGACAAACTATCGATAATTTCAGATCACAGCCATAAAACTAAGGAGCTCAAAAATGtacctaataataataataataataaataaataaataaatataaataaacattacaaaattaaaaatattgtagaaaaaaaactcatggattttaaaataaacatgcatTCAAAACATTGCtttattcctaaaaaaaaaatattgctctTAAACCTTGATAAGACGGTCATGGTAATTTCCTCTGGGATCACTTCCTCACATCAGCATCAAGCCAGGCTTCCATGCTGGTTTCTATCTCTTTTCACACTTTAAGTTTGATGCATGTGTCATTTTATGCCTCTTTTTACAGGTTCAAGGGGTCAGAAGggttttgtagttttattttggataGTTTTAAACCTGTAAAGccctttgtgttactgctgcatgaaaagtgctttataaataaagattgaatTCGTAACCATTGTATTGCTATTACGAACACGTTTTCAATCATACAAATGTAGCTTTTcaatttattctttaaaaaaaacttcaaaataatgCATCAGTATAAAATCCAgactttttttccagaaatatttatttctaagTGATATTTACCCAAAACAAGTTTCACAATGGTTTCTTTAActcatgttgtttttaaaaatgttgatattAAATAACATTTATAATATCATattaacaaagtaaaaataaagtatcttaaaacgatcttttataattacatttttatagaaaagtaaatatttggCCAATAAATTCTAAAATTCATGCAGTAATTTCACAGCTTTATAGTCCAAATATGTTTGTCTATCACTTATTTATACTTATTTATGAATCTATACCTAAATTTATCTTAGAGCACATGCAGCGAAattggatggacggacggatggatggatggatggatagatacttttgtgatctcctgtgtgaccgtgaaatgacccagaagtgacccgcatgcccagaagagtactcaacggggaacagcgtcactcgttgtttgcgggaagtagctaacgttagcaatggatgtcaacaacagtgttgtcaacagcaggGCTCTTTTTGGagtattaaatttattttcacaaattttaacccttgtgctatcttagatgacctcacccttacattgacgtgttctccctaccatgacaaaggtggataaaggtggaaaaatttcatgtaatccatggacaccagtgaagatcacaaatcattgaagaaaagaagtttagcgcactgtctagtgggtctagatgacccaactcccaatgttaaagtgcctacgatagcacaagggttacaaaggcattggagccaggattgtctgtacccactgttgtggattggggatgtgtatgtgctggggccgcgcgcgtgtgtgtgtgtgtaagagagaggagagagcgcttgcagcgcaggagggagtgagaggggtagtgggggcgcgcattcatgttgtgtattacggaggaaggagaacattgataaaagaaggtttcccccagaataaatgctattgactctttattaacccgctctggagaatctgagggtcccaacggggaagtgaaccctgaaGGAGGACCTGCCTTCGGTCCCCCGCCCTTCTGACCACGGTCTGAAACGACAAAAAAGTCATCcctggaaaggttcaacaccacgctcggccatttcgctggaaagtttttcaaaaactgcccggttgcgataagagccctcgagtttggccggaatagagctgtcaccccaaatattaatccaatcggtgacctcgcttcccttccactgactggtctcagccgcatcgtccgccatggttgatgtttatgttctcgttcccgcctgcTTCaatgcagaatgatgacgtttgtagcgtatcaatgacgtacgggtcggatacatgtggtctggccgttcagacggaggtagcatttcaaaagatcggatacgtatcggattcgggaccacatacccaagtggcctgggtcacatttcaaaagatcgtatctgtgtcgttcagactgtcatgaaaagatcagatacagatCAGATAGGGGCAAAAGAATCGGAATTGGATGagttcagcctgcagtgtgaacatagccatTGTCTTGCTAAAAGAATTTTTATCTTCAGGGCTCTCaaagatggaaggaggttttcgaCAAAATCTCACTTTCCTCAATACAGATCAGTCGTCCTGTCCTCTTTGTAGAAAAGCAGCCCAagagcatgatgtttccacctccattcTTCACTGTGGGTGTTGTGATTTCTTCGGATACAACTTCACATTCTTCCCCCTCCAAACACGGCGAGTAGCATTTCTTCCAAAGAGTTTTAGTCTCATCTGACAACATGATGTTCTGCCAATCCTCTGCTAGATCAACAATATGGTCTTTGGAAAACTTTAGCTGGGCCTGGACATGTGCTGACTTAAGCAGGATGACCATTGGAGGTCAGCAGGGTATGTTATGAGTGTTGCTATAGTTACCATTTTTACTATtatcccagctctcttcagttCTCTTTTGTAGATTGGTTCATCCCAGTATTtttcaggtctacaatcttgttCCTGGTGTCCATCGACAACTCTTTGGTCTAGATCAGGGCGGAGAGGCTGCAGTCTgactgtgtaacccttgtgctatcctaggcacttataacattgggagtggggtcatctagaccccacaagacagagcgctaaacctttttttcttcaatgatttgtgatcttcactggtgtccatggatcacatgaaatccttttcacctttatccacctttgtcatggtagggagaacatgtcattgtaaggatcgggtcatttGGACATTTGGGTTAAGGCTGTGAACAGGTGTCTTTTgtacagataaccagttcaaacaggtaacAACTGGGGGACAAAAGTGTTTGAGGGCAGAATTCCTGCTTGTTtgtaagttaaaaacaaaattatgcaccattatacaaataaacttttaaaaaaacatatcatGTGATCTCCtgcattattttttcatattctgTCTCTCATATTTGAAGTGTATCTATAACAATGATGTGCAGTCAAtatagtttaaaaatatataaataaaataaaggtaatgttacttttataaaaaaaaaaaaacatatagtcatttgtagacatttttttctatgatcACTTTTTGTGCTGGTTTTCAATGTtcttatgaaaagaaaaaaaagaaaagtagcaAATTTACAAATTTCCTGTTCAAATAGGAGAAACGGCAGGTGAGGCACCAGTCGCCCGTACCTACCCTGCGCCCCACACACTgactggagctgcagctgacacATGCACTTCACTGTTTCGATCTATCTATCGTCATAAAAGACGCTTTGTGTATTATTACTTCATTTGCTTATTTCTTGCCAACAATTTAGTTACATTGGTGTCAGTTTGTGACTCATTTAGTCTTTTTCATCTGGTAAAAATGCGCAttagaaacacacctgagccgggggtgttcgtgtccctggggggtgggtcctggtccctgcccctgagcgctgggccccgccaaacttccaacatggccgagcctggtcgggccatatttataacaccccttgtgggccctcttttttccccggggttccccctcctgggcgggggcggcgggcccctgccttgctcctccctggaccaaccgtgggccaggcggatggctgcctggagtgcggagcgggtctcccttggggggtcctggctcgtacctggggtgggggcggggggatgcccggaactcctgggtggtggtggggtgctcgtctggggctgtgggcgtccttctccggtggggccctgcgttgggcgctcccggcgcggcgggggggctgctctcctggttgggctggggcggcgctctctttccctccgtgcctccctgctctctggctctgggggccttgcggcggtcctgctggccctggcctgggtggcgggcttggtcgcccgggcggcggttgttccctgccggttcccgtgtggcgttggggggatttcggctgccgctgctgctgcggtgggggtcttggggtggggatggctgggcactctccctccttcttgtcacgttccaccatccattttagaagaacataaccactcacctgagcacaggtgttacctcacctttgcactaacagtttgcatgattgaatgactgaaatatttcacactagttggttttaaggcataagtatgcgtgtgaacactatctgttttgtgtacatgtcgacaggtggacatttttgcagctagcaggtgtgtttataacatttgagtgtgtgtgtggataggccccgccctttttgtactacatttgaaccttaccataatgattaacaaccagtaaacttgttgctttatgctgcttcatggtcttatcccccccccccctctctctaacgtccctctctcttcttcccttcttttcttttccgtccggtccaacaccaaagattttcaaacatggttgaaataataaagtttggcctcaattacaaaaggggtttattcagacatacctttggtttgtctgaagattaataacccctcttgttaaagtaaaatatgtccaacacaagaggccctcagctctcatctgtctgcctagctgttggacaggacaagttaaaaaaaaatttaaaaaaaaaagaaacacactaGGTGAGGCACGCATGTGTCAGAGAATGTGACACAATTGTAGTGCAGCCTTCCAGTTATTCTTTAATATAGTTAGGCATGATTTTCTTAATGGAGGATTATAAATGTAAACTTAGGAATTTGTTTAGAAACGTCACTGACAGAGATCTCCagagacagagagacttttATAACTGAGGAAAGTAAAGGAAAACTTCTACAAACAGGTCATCCATgtgtttcttcagaaggaggGGCAGTTGACTTCATTTATAATTaaaagtaagtcaataataacagtttttgtgggtttttttctatgaaagaaaaacgttgaaaggaaattttaaacaacacactttaaccttaatttttttcaatcaagCTTCTCTGTTcgggttcatatgtttgtaaatctgatgaCGTCAACCTCACCGCACCTCACTGATCTATAATGAACAACACAGAATCCTCTTATATTTTAAATGGCAGAACTTCCAGAAACAGTGacagttaaaaatgtttcatcacACTAACTAATCtaagaaatgttcacatttgaCTCCTGctaacaaatatttttcatcATTCTAAGCACTTGTGAAGAAAGCAGCATCATGGGCATCTTCATGtcttgaacatttttacattaatgTACTATTTATGGTTGGATtgccttgaaaaaaaacaatggcacAGTAAAAATAAAGAGCATCATGTGTCATTCTGTAaataaaatgcctttttttcttgaataatgttAGTTTTATGTGTAGTTCCATTAATGCGCTTAAAGCAATCAGACTTTACAGTGAGTGCCATTCCATTTGAAGAGGGAACTACACATCATTACTGTTTTAGGGAAAGTTCTCCGTTTTCATATTTCTGACACATTTTATAAGtaatattcagtttttgtttaaattagttggtttgaatcctagaaaaaaaaattgtacatttataaatctacatatatatatataaattagtttggataaaaaaaagatgctgcaATCAATTTATGCTGCTAAGAAGAGCTAGCCCACTAAACATATTATAcagtttttcacagaaaaagctTTGTTGGAGCTTCAGGCCACCGTGTGAAGAGTTTTCGAGCTGTCAGAGGAAGGTATGGAACACGCGAGTCTTCAGGCTCTTCGTTCGAGGAATGTTCCTGGTAGAGAACTTCATCAGCTTAAAGAAATTAGAGCAGCTTCCCACGCTGAAGAAGGGGAACCAGCCTGTGGCCCGTTTGTTCCCGTGAAGGTTCCAGAAGGATGAGGAGCAGCGCTGAAAGTTCTCTATGCTGACCAAAAACTGACCAGGTCCCCACTGGGAGACGCGAACCAGAATCACAGAGAAGGCAAAGCCGCAGGTGTGAGGAGAAACGCCGTGAAACACCGACTCCCCCGGCCTCAGGGACGGCCCCCTCTCCCAGGTCATCCCGGCCTCCTCGGCCATTCCCATGCCGCTGACATTACAAAGCGCCTTGAGGCATACCTCCTCCAGAACCTCCTTGTCTGTATATCTGAGCAGGATGGCCACGAGGCGAGGTACCGCCCCTCTGCGAAGTAACAGCTCCTGCTGCTTagctgaggagaaaaaaaaacactcaatacTGATGTGGGCTACATGAGTAATCTGGTTTGTGAAATGTTAAGTGAATCAAAAACTTGTGTTGAAGAGTGTTATAGTCCtattagctgtcacacacccAGGTGTGTAACAGCTAATAGGACTATAAtaggagcagtgagctgcagacacactcgggaaccatttggtaatttaaccccccaatcccacccattaatgctgagtgtcaagcagagggtcccatttttagaatctttgggatttgaactcacaaccttccagtctcagggcagacatTGAACTGGTTACAGGAATTCAGCACTTTGCTTTCAAATGGAAATCCAGATGGAGCACCAACTATCAACATCACAACTTCTCGGTTGAAGTGCATTTATAAACCAAACGATGATGAATTCTGACCATTTTACCAAGAAACCACCAGGTGGGTTGCTCAATTcacaatgtaaatgtaaataataataagattaaCCCaagtgttgatgtttttttgacaaactCTAGCCGTTTACACAACTAACGTAAATCAAGTGAATcttaagcagagaaaagcagccttgcactgatatgcaataCTTTACATTAGTGAAGTGTTTACCCAGTCAATGTAAAGTGGCTGATTCTGTGGCATACACATAACGTCCGTTGTATAACAGTGCTTTTACCATAGTCCAggtgaattctcgattctgattgggtgctgggtgtggattgaaaagtgataacgcacagtgataacgcacagtgataatgcacaatGATTatgcacagtgataatgcacagtgataatgcacagtgataatgcacagtgataatgcacaatGATAACGCACAATGATaatgcacagtgataatgcacagtgataatgcacagtgataatgcacagtgataatgcacagtgataatgcacagtgataatgcacaatGATAACGCACAATGATaatgcacagtgataatgcacagtgataatgcacagtgataatgcacagtgataatgcacaatGATAATGCACAGTGATAACACAGTTATAATGCACAGCGATAacgcacagtgataatgcacagtgataatgcacagtgataatgcacagtgataatgcacagtgataatgcacagtgataatgcacagtgaTAACACAGTTATAATGCACAGTGATAACGCACAGTGATAACACAGTTATAATGCACAGTGATAacgcacagtgataatgcacagtgataatgcacaatGATAATGCACAATGATaatgcacagtga encodes the following:
- the LOC101159048 gene encoding rap1 GTPase-GDP dissociation stimulator 1-like, which produces MGHPRVPLSHKPAGTHRDKSVSSRLQPCTPNDNLNNALGTIRVLGIELIEDELKPHLNTVLTNIKERKKGAAEQVVISGILPILALSLRSRGPLTLLTAQLVAELAKESVVRKGFGDAGLVTALLSVLTSKNEELLIYAVTAISRMSYDSSKQQELLLRRGAVPRLVAILLRYTDKEVLEEVCLKALCNVSGMGMAEEAGMTWERGPSLRPGESVFHGVSPHTCGFAFSVILVRVSQWGPGQFLVSIENFQRCSSSFWNLHGNKRATGWFPFFSVGSCSNFFKLMKFSTRNIPRTKSLKTRVFHTFL